In one Dermacentor albipictus isolate Rhodes 1998 colony chromosome 4, USDA_Dalb.pri_finalv2, whole genome shotgun sequence genomic region, the following are encoded:
- the LOC139059105 gene encoding homeobox protein Hox-A4-like: MTSYFGNLSPGATGWPSGAQDPHPYAASKYSGAPAGYVDAPGAHHQYAAAAAAAAAASAAFGSAGRYPYSGRFDAAPKGLGYDAHQHPTSPPHHHHHHHGHPQHAHHQPLGLPPSHHPHHHAMLPQQQQQQPGTACYEPPNVGPYYSAAVPARPPPESHAHVAPTSAAIAAKEYGKPASSVSPFAAIAKQQQQPQQQPQFPSQSSAASSPVAATPGSNGAGSQPEGNGPGTPESYAGSAGSAEPVSGNERQGSPANNAQSPSKTENFYPWMKSYSDSSQGPKRTRQTYTRYQTLELEKEFHFNRYLTRRRRIEIAHALGLTERQIKIWFQNRRMKAKKENKLQGGLLVPKPGNELVSVLQDSKGLGATMLDSVVYS, encoded by the exons ATGACCTCCTACTTCGGCAACCTGAGCCCGGGCGCGACGGGCTGGCCTTCCGGCGCCCAGGACCCGCACCCGTACGCTGCCTCCAAGTACTCGGGCGCGCCGGCGGGTTACGTCGACGCACCCGGAGCCCACCACCAGTacgccgcggcggcggcggcggcagccgcggCGTCGGCGGCCTTCGGCTCCGCCGGCCGCTACCCGTACTCGGGCCGCTTCGACGCGGCGCCCAAGGGACTCGGCTACGACGCTCACCAGCACCCGACGTCGCCgccccaccaccaccatcaccaccatggTCATCCGCAGCACGCTCACCACCAGCCCTTGGGCTTGCCACCCTCTCACCACCCCCATCATCACGCCATGCTgccgcagcaacagcagcagcaacccgGGACCGCCTGCTACGAGCCGCCCAACGTCGGCCCCTACTACTCGGCCGCTGTTCCCGCCAGGCCTCCTCCCGAGTCGCACGCCCACGTGGCGCCGACGTCGGCGGCGATCGCCGCCAAGGAGTACGGCAAGCCGGCGAGCAGCGTCTCCCCGTTCGCGgccatcgccaagcagcagcaacagcctcaGCAGCAGCCGCAGTTCCCGAGCCAGAGCTCGGCGGCGTCCAGTCCCGTGGCTGCGACGCCCGGCAGCAACGGTGCGGGTTCGCAGCCCGAAGGCAACGGGCCCGGGACGCCCGAGAGCTACGCGGGGAGCGCCGGCAGCGCGGAGCCGGTTTCTGGGAACGAGCGCCAGGGGTCGCCCGCCAACAACGCGCAGTCGCCGAGCAAGACGGAGAACTTCTACCCGTGGATGAAGTCGTACTCAG ATTCCTCTCAAGGACCCAAGAGGACGCGGCAGACGTACACCCGGTACCAGACCCTGGAGCTGGAGAAGGAATTCCACTTCAACCGCTACTTGACACGGCGTCGGAGGATAGAGATCGCGCACGCTCTGGGCCTCACCGAGCGTCAGATCAAGATCTGGTTCCAGAACCGGCGCATGAAGGCCAAGAAGGAGAACAAGCTTCAAGGGGGACTTCTCGTCCCTAAGCCTGGAAACGAACTTGTCAGTGTACTTCAGGACTCCAAGGGGCTCGGGGCTACCATGTTGGACAGTGTGGTCTACAGCTGA